One Methylocaldum marinum DNA window includes the following coding sequences:
- a CDS encoding sensor histidine kinase encodes MARRRLKPPLSLTILVLFSALLVSLHLMSTATQDASQLGKMYSWLVLINALGTVLLLGLVGANVYWLLKQWKRKAAGSNLTLRMVFLFTLLSLTPATIVFYYSMQFLQQSIDSWFDVRIDQAMEDALQLGQAALDERMRAVLKQTEQMAVGLEGSPEGLVPIRLAELRSHAEDGELTVFSKQGRIIAFIGSQTGRIIPDFPETGILLRVKQGKSYVGVEPDVGSGLQIRAVVSVAGDDAQYLQGIYPVPLRVADLAKTVEEAYVHYKELTFLRGSLKLTFSLTLSLVLLLCLLAAMWSAFLSIRRIVAPVRYLAHGTRAVAQGNYEKRLPVKRKDELGFLVESFNTMTQKIAQARDEAQHSRQEVERQHAYLETVLANLSSGVLSFDESMRLLTANQAANAILHAEFDKNVGATIGELTAAQPHLADLMQIVENRLETEDSVWREEIPFLGPNGRQELLCRGTPLFRSDGESQGAVVVFDDVTALIQAQRQAAWSEVAQRLAHEIKNPLTPIQLSAERLKHKLSKSLETAEAEVLDRATRTIVQQVEAMKTMVNAFSEYAKPSLIQLQRIDIDGLIEEVVALYPPQSGLEFKLDLEPALPPIYADPVRIRQVLHNMIKNAQEAMAPGVSGRMGIRTRLVGEHRHHYVEIELCDSGPGIPPEQADRIFEPYVTTKSKGTGLGLAIVKKIVEEHGGSIRLVSGRGEGARFIIRIPIASEAAAVRGIAMEEV; translated from the coding sequence ATGGCGCGTCGCAGATTAAAGCCGCCTCTCAGTCTGACAATTCTGGTGCTGTTTTCGGCACTCCTGGTGTCGCTTCATTTGATGAGCACAGCGACCCAGGACGCATCGCAGCTTGGAAAGATGTATTCCTGGCTGGTGTTGATCAACGCCCTGGGAACGGTGCTGCTCCTGGGGCTGGTGGGTGCCAACGTTTATTGGCTGCTGAAACAATGGAAGCGAAAGGCGGCCGGGTCGAACCTCACCTTGCGCATGGTGTTTTTGTTTACCCTGCTGAGCCTGACTCCGGCCACGATCGTATTTTATTACTCCATGCAATTCCTCCAGCAGAGTATCGACAGCTGGTTCGATGTGCGCATCGACCAAGCCATGGAAGATGCGCTGCAACTGGGACAGGCCGCCTTGGACGAGCGCATGCGCGCAGTCCTGAAGCAGACCGAGCAAATGGCCGTAGGCTTGGAAGGTTCGCCGGAAGGTTTGGTGCCGATTCGTTTGGCGGAACTGCGCAGCCATGCCGAAGATGGCGAATTGACTGTTTTTTCCAAGCAGGGGCGCATTATCGCCTTTATCGGTAGCCAGACCGGGCGAATCATTCCGGATTTTCCGGAAACGGGCATTTTGTTGCGGGTAAAGCAGGGTAAATCGTACGTAGGCGTCGAGCCCGACGTCGGAAGCGGCTTGCAAATCAGAGCGGTGGTATCCGTCGCGGGGGATGACGCCCAATACCTGCAAGGTATTTATCCGGTTCCGTTGCGCGTGGCCGATCTCGCGAAAACGGTCGAGGAGGCTTATGTCCACTACAAGGAGCTGACCTTCCTGCGCGGATCCTTGAAGCTGACGTTCTCTCTGACCCTGTCCCTGGTGCTCCTGTTGTGCCTGTTGGCCGCCATGTGGTCGGCATTTCTGAGCATTCGCCGCATTGTCGCGCCGGTGCGCTATCTGGCCCACGGTACTCGAGCCGTGGCCCAAGGCAATTACGAGAAGCGCTTGCCGGTGAAACGCAAGGACGAACTGGGCTTTCTGGTCGAATCGTTCAACACCATGACGCAGAAGATCGCCCAGGCAAGGGACGAGGCCCAGCATTCACGGCAGGAGGTCGAGCGCCAGCATGCTTATTTGGAAACCGTATTGGCGAACCTTTCTTCAGGCGTCTTGAGTTTCGACGAATCGATGCGGCTGTTGACCGCCAACCAGGCGGCGAACGCCATTCTCCACGCCGAATTCGACAAGAATGTCGGCGCTACCATCGGCGAGCTGACGGCGGCACAGCCTCATTTGGCGGATTTGATGCAGATTGTCGAAAACCGACTGGAAACGGAGGACAGCGTTTGGCGCGAGGAAATTCCTTTTCTCGGGCCAAACGGGCGCCAGGAACTGCTGTGCCGTGGAACGCCGTTGTTCCGCTCGGACGGTGAATCGCAAGGCGCCGTCGTGGTGTTCGATGACGTGACCGCGCTGATCCAGGCCCAGCGGCAGGCGGCGTGGAGCGAGGTGGCGCAGCGTCTCGCGCATGAGATCAAGAATCCGCTCACACCGATCCAGCTCTCGGCCGAGCGGCTCAAGCACAAGCTGTCCAAGAGCCTGGAAACGGCCGAGGCGGAGGTGCTGGATCGAGCCACCCGCACCATCGTGCAGCAGGTCGAGGCCATGAAGACCATGGTCAATGCCTTTTCGGAATACGCCAAGCCGTCCCTTATTCAGTTGCAGCGGATCGATATCGACGGCTTGATCGAGGAGGTGGTTGCGCTTTATCCGCCGCAATCCGGGCTGGAGTTCAAACTCGATCTGGAGCCCGCTTTGCCCCCGATTTATGCCGACCCCGTGAGAATTCGGCAGGTTCTCCACAACATGATCAAGAACGCTCAGGAAGCGATGGCACCCGGAGTGTCCGGTAGAATGGGCATAAGGACACGCCTGGTCGGAGAACATCGTCACCATTACGTCGAAATCGAACTGTGCGACTCCGGGCCCGGCATTCCGCCCGAGCAGGCGGACCGAATTTTCGAACCTTATGTCACGACTAAATCCAAGGGGACCGGTTTGGGATTGGCCATAGTCAAAAAGATTGTCGAGGAGCATGGCGGGAGCATCCGGCTGGTTTCCGGGCGCGGTGAAGGAGCGCGCTTTATCATTCGAATCCCCATCGCATCCGAGGCGGCTGCGGTGCGCGGGATAGCGATGGAGGAGGTATAA
- a CDS encoding DUF4390 domain-containing protein, which yields MPQRLSQWSFLFGLLLAFDAVCADYGFRVLRAELVPSGAAYVLNADIDYRFSDSALDALKHGVPLTLVVRLKVKRQRHYWMNETILSEVRRFRVLYHPLGKSFQIVHEGGNTESFASMTGLLENMGAIRGWFALPADRIVDGNSYMASLSVDLDIESLPLPLRPIAYVSPSWYLGSSWYRWRVAD from the coding sequence GTGCCTCAACGTCTGAGTCAATGGAGTTTCCTTTTCGGTCTCTTGCTGGCCTTCGATGCCGTTTGTGCGGATTATGGATTTCGGGTCCTACGCGCCGAGCTCGTACCGTCCGGCGCGGCCTATGTTCTGAACGCCGATATCGACTACCGTTTCAGCGATTCCGCCCTCGATGCCCTCAAACACGGCGTCCCTTTGACCCTGGTCGTCCGGCTCAAGGTCAAGCGTCAGCGCCATTACTGGATGAATGAAACGATTCTGAGCGAGGTTCGTAGGTTTCGAGTTCTGTATCATCCCCTGGGCAAATCTTTTCAGATTGTCCATGAGGGCGGAAATACCGAGAGCTTTGCCAGTATGACGGGCCTGCTGGAAAACATGGGCGCCATCCGGGGCTGGTTCGCGCTGCCGGCCGACCGCATCGTAGATGGCAACAGCTACATGGCGAGCCTTTCCGTGGACTTGGACATAGAATCTCTGCCTCTCCCATTACGTCCGATAGCTTACGTTTCTCCAAGCTGGTATCTCGGGAGTTCCTGGTACCGATGGCGCGTCGCAGATTAA
- the rsmB gene encoding 16S rRNA (cytosine(967)-C(5))-methyltransferase RsmB, with the protein MGANSRALAADVLVQVVGEQKTLTHALESVLPKIPRENDRAFVQALCYGVMRMYWRLDYLLGLLTRKPIKDLDLRMLTLLGLYQLRYTRVKPHAAVAETVSAVGRKTWAKPLLNGILRSYLREQARLESQLEGEAAVAAAHPEWLVSAMRRDWPDRYTEVLRQNNLPPPMVLRVNRLANSREAYLERLAQAGISAYASPIGDCAVVLDAAVAVERLPGFSKGWVSVQDGAAQLAAPLLDLSAGLRVLDVCAAPGGKLTHILETGPDLKETVAVDSAPERVTKIHDNLVRSGLNAKVLIADAAQPEGWWDGQYFDRILVDAPCSATGVIRRHPDIKVLRKPADIGALHDLQRRILNASWPMLAPGGLLLYATCSILRHENDVRIAEFLEKHADARELPIEANWGRAVGHGRQILTGDHGMDGFYYARLAKSC; encoded by the coding sequence ATGGGAGCGAATTCACGTGCACTCGCGGCCGATGTGCTCGTTCAAGTGGTGGGAGAACAGAAGACTCTCACGCACGCGCTCGAATCCGTGCTGCCCAAGATTCCACGAGAAAACGACCGCGCTTTCGTGCAGGCGCTGTGTTACGGCGTCATGCGCATGTACTGGCGCCTGGACTATCTGCTCGGATTGCTGACCCGTAAACCGATCAAGGATCTGGATCTCCGGATGCTGACCTTACTCGGCTTGTATCAACTCAGGTACACACGGGTCAAACCACATGCGGCAGTCGCCGAGACGGTATCGGCGGTAGGCCGGAAGACCTGGGCGAAACCGTTACTCAACGGGATTTTGCGCAGCTACCTTCGGGAGCAAGCGAGGCTGGAAAGCCAATTGGAAGGGGAAGCCGCCGTAGCCGCAGCCCACCCGGAGTGGCTGGTTTCGGCGATGCGGCGAGACTGGCCGGATCGATATACCGAAGTTCTACGGCAAAACAACCTGCCACCGCCCATGGTATTGCGGGTAAACCGCCTGGCGAATTCGCGCGAAGCGTACCTGGAGCGATTGGCGCAAGCCGGCATTTCGGCCTATGCTTCCCCCATCGGCGACTGTGCCGTGGTTCTGGATGCTGCCGTGGCGGTAGAGCGCTTGCCGGGGTTCTCGAAGGGCTGGGTATCCGTGCAGGACGGCGCCGCTCAGTTGGCCGCGCCCTTATTGGACCTAAGCGCGGGTTTGCGGGTGCTGGATGTATGTGCGGCGCCGGGCGGCAAGCTGACGCATATTCTTGAGACCGGCCCCGATCTGAAGGAAACGGTGGCTGTTGACAGTGCACCCGAGCGGGTTACCAAGATCCATGACAATCTGGTCCGCTCGGGACTTAATGCCAAAGTGCTGATCGCTGACGCCGCACAACCTGAAGGGTGGTGGGATGGGCAGTATTTCGACCGGATTCTGGTCGATGCGCCGTGCTCCGCTACCGGGGTCATACGTCGTCATCCGGACATCAAGGTATTACGTAAACCCGCCGATATCGGTGCCTTGCATGACTTGCAGCGCCGTATCCTCAATGCCTCCTGGCCGATGCTGGCGCCGGGCGGATTGTTGCTTTACGCTACCTGTTCCATTTTACGGCATGAAAACGACGTGAGAATTGCCGAATTTCTCGAAAAACATGCGGACGCGCGGGAACTGCCCATCGAGGCGAACTGGGGACGGGCCGTAGGCCATGGCCGGCAGATATTGACCGGAGATCACGGGATGGACGGTTTTTATTACGCCCGCTTGGCAAAGTCCTGCTAG
- the fmt gene encoding methionyl-tRNA formyltransferase, which produces MKIVFAGTPEFAAPTLEMLLGGAHEVCAVYTQPDRPAGRGRKLTPSPVKLLAQSHGVPVFQPTSLKELVEQERLRSLEADLMIVVAYGLILPKFVLEIPRLGCVNVHASLLPRWRGAAPIQRAILAGDEVTGITIMTVEPRLDAGPMLHKKSCRIAPLETAGELHDRLARLGAEALSEVLPDIEAGLIRPEVQDESQATYAAKLEKHEARLDWSMSAIDLERRIRAFNPWPVAATLYRGEIMRIWLAQSLDESAGAEPGTILEREKTLDVATGSGVLRVIEVQLPGGRRMSAQAFLNAHPVKSERFG; this is translated from the coding sequence ATGAAGATCGTTTTCGCAGGCACCCCCGAGTTTGCCGCCCCTACTCTCGAGATGTTGTTGGGGGGGGCGCATGAAGTCTGTGCGGTCTATACCCAGCCCGACCGCCCGGCGGGCCGGGGACGCAAGCTCACGCCGAGCCCGGTGAAGCTGCTCGCCCAGTCCCATGGTGTTCCCGTGTTTCAGCCGACGAGTCTCAAGGAATTGGTGGAACAGGAGCGGCTCCGGTCTCTCGAAGCCGATTTGATGATCGTTGTGGCTTACGGACTTATCTTGCCCAAATTTGTTCTGGAGATCCCCCGGCTTGGTTGTGTCAATGTGCACGCGTCGCTGTTGCCGCGCTGGCGGGGTGCGGCACCCATTCAACGAGCCATTCTGGCCGGCGACGAGGTGACCGGCATCACCATCATGACGGTGGAGCCGCGTCTGGATGCGGGGCCGATGCTGCATAAGAAGAGCTGTCGAATCGCGCCCCTGGAAACGGCGGGAGAATTACATGACCGCCTGGCGCGGCTGGGAGCGGAAGCTCTCTCGGAAGTATTGCCCGACATCGAAGCCGGCTTGATACGACCCGAGGTTCAGGACGAATCGCAAGCGACCTACGCGGCAAAGCTCGAAAAACACGAGGCGCGCTTGGACTGGTCGATGTCGGCCATAGACTTGGAGCGCCGGATCAGGGCGTTCAATCCTTGGCCGGTAGCCGCAACGCTTTACCGGGGGGAGATCATGCGAATCTGGCTGGCTCAGAGCCTGGACGAATCGGCTGGAGCCGAGCCTGGAACGATCCTGGAACGCGAGAAAACGCTGGACGTCGCCACCGGCAGCGGGGTGCTGCGGGTGATCGAGGTTCAGCTTCCGGGAGGCCGCCGGATGTCGGCACAAGCCTTTTTGAACGCGCATCCGGTCAAGTCGGAACGCTTCGGCTGA
- the def gene encoding peptide deformylase, translated as MAILTILEFPDDRLRKKAASVPVVDESIKRLVDDMFETMYAAPGVGLAATQVNIQKRIVVIDVSEEKNTPVCLINPEIVEKNGSEEMDEGCLSVPGIFEKVTRAETVKIRALDRNGDSFELEADGLLAVCIQHEMDHLDGKLFVDYLSPLKRQLIRKKLKKDQRQRSSQQPQKSRAAV; from the coding sequence ATGGCTATCCTCACCATTCTCGAATTTCCCGATGACCGGCTCCGCAAGAAGGCGGCTTCCGTGCCCGTGGTCGACGAGTCGATCAAACGCCTCGTGGACGATATGTTCGAAACGATGTATGCCGCACCCGGTGTCGGTCTCGCCGCCACCCAAGTCAATATCCAAAAGCGCATCGTGGTCATCGATGTATCCGAGGAAAAGAACACCCCGGTTTGCCTGATCAATCCCGAAATCGTGGAAAAAAACGGCAGTGAGGAAATGGACGAGGGTTGTTTGTCGGTTCCGGGGATTTTCGAAAAAGTAACCCGCGCCGAAACGGTCAAGATTCGTGCATTGGACCGCAACGGCGATTCTTTCGAACTTGAAGCCGATGGTCTTCTCGCGGTTTGTATCCAGCACGAGATGGATCATCTGGATGGAAAGTTGTTCGTCGATTATCTCTCCCCGTTGAAGCGCCAGCTTATCCGTAAGAAACTGAAAAAGGATCAGCGGCAACGGAGTTCACAGCAGCCGCAAAAATCTAGGGCGGCCGTCTGA
- a CDS encoding LysM peptidoglycan-binding domain-containing protein: MTLRNLLGIVLSFVAGSVSADHIQLNPAHPDRYTVVQGDTLWDISGRFLSKPWQWPEIWQNNPQIKNPHLIYPGDVIALSYVNGEPRLGIETPSDVRLSPEVRVSPMARAVPVIPMDAIRQFLSRPRVVTKGELEEAPYIVDFADEHIVGGIGDRVYVRAVEDGANQAFTVLRPGPAYKDPVTGDILGYEAIYVGDAQLERTGDPATLMLTRAQREAIIGDRMMPVEQEKIELYFQPRAPEKNIEAHIIGVFDGVSQIGQYQVVAINKGTADGIETGHVLDIYQSGRMIRDIVSRRFGETVTAPNEHAGLLMVFRPFERVSYALVMNATRAVHVSDLAATP; this comes from the coding sequence ATGACGCTTCGCAACCTTCTCGGCATTGTTTTATCGTTTGTCGCCGGCTCGGTGTCGGCCGATCACATTCAGCTGAATCCGGCGCATCCGGACCGGTACACCGTGGTCCAGGGGGATACGCTTTGGGACATCTCGGGACGATTCCTGAGTAAGCCCTGGCAATGGCCGGAAATTTGGCAAAACAACCCTCAAATCAAGAATCCTCATTTGATCTATCCCGGCGATGTCATCGCCCTGAGCTATGTCAACGGCGAGCCGCGCCTAGGAATCGAAACGCCTTCCGACGTTCGCCTCAGTCCGGAAGTCAGAGTGAGTCCGATGGCTCGAGCCGTACCTGTCATTCCGATGGATGCGATCCGCCAGTTCCTGAGCAGACCCCGAGTCGTCACCAAAGGCGAATTGGAGGAAGCACCCTATATCGTCGATTTTGCCGACGAGCATATCGTCGGCGGCATCGGCGACAGGGTTTACGTGCGTGCGGTCGAAGACGGCGCCAACCAAGCGTTTACCGTGCTGAGACCTGGCCCTGCATACAAGGACCCCGTCACCGGCGACATCCTCGGCTATGAAGCGATTTATGTCGGCGACGCTCAACTGGAACGTACCGGCGATCCGGCAACCTTGATGTTGACTCGCGCCCAGCGCGAAGCCATCATCGGCGACCGGATGATGCCCGTGGAGCAAGAGAAGATCGAGCTTTATTTCCAGCCGCGCGCGCCTGAAAAAAATATCGAAGCGCATATCATCGGTGTTTTTGACGGCGTATCGCAAATCGGCCAATACCAGGTGGTGGCGATCAACAAGGGAACCGCAGACGGCATTGAAACCGGGCATGTTCTCGACATCTATCAGAGCGGACGGATGATACGGGATATCGTGAGTCGAAGGTTCGGCGAGACGGTTACCGCGCCCAACGAACACGCCGGTCTATTGATGGTCTTCCGCCCGTTCGAACGCGTCAGCTATGCCCTGGTCATGAACGCGACGCGGGCCGTTCACGTATCAGATCTTGCCGCAACCCCTTGA
- the dprA gene encoding DNA-processing protein DprA, producing the protein MTTGSPEYPDDLRYWLALHRAPLIGSRRFCAILAHFLSPRALFETKAADLAALGLKEKTIAYLRCPDWQAVEADLRWLSASGHDCLTLHAPRYPALLREIPDPPPLIFVKGDVSALSSRQVAIVGSRNPTPSGLRFAREIASGLVSRGFAITSGLALGIDAAGHSGALEAGGITIGVAATGLDRVYPRRHETLARDIVTRNGALVSEFPPGTAPRADHFPRRNRIISGLSLGTLVVEAAPRSGSLITARLAAEQNREVFAVPGSIYNPLSRGCNELIKGGAKLIQTVEDITEEFEAQLSVQCYEPSSFETGSGDDRASMQLLKYIAYDPTSVDTLVAATGNTPEAIASMLLILELQGHVASTPGGGYVRTR; encoded by the coding sequence TTGACCACAGGCTCCCCGGAATATCCTGATGACCTCCGCTATTGGCTGGCGCTGCATCGTGCCCCCCTCATCGGAAGCCGAAGGTTCTGTGCCATCCTCGCTCATTTCCTCAGCCCAAGGGCGCTGTTCGAAACCAAGGCGGCCGATCTAGCCGCCTTGGGTCTTAAAGAAAAAACCATCGCTTACCTGCGCTGCCCGGACTGGCAAGCCGTAGAAGCCGATTTGCGCTGGCTTAGCGCTTCTGGCCACGATTGCCTAACTCTGCACGCTCCCCGCTATCCGGCGCTGCTGCGAGAAATTCCCGATCCGCCGCCGCTGATTTTCGTCAAAGGAGACGTATCCGCTCTTTCCTCCCGCCAGGTCGCGATCGTCGGGAGCCGAAATCCGACGCCATCGGGACTGCGGTTCGCGAGAGAAATCGCTTCAGGATTGGTCTCCAGGGGCTTTGCCATCACGAGTGGACTGGCATTGGGAATCGATGCCGCCGGACATTCGGGCGCGCTCGAAGCCGGCGGCATTACCATCGGCGTCGCCGCGACGGGATTGGATCGCGTTTACCCGCGCCGACATGAGACTCTGGCACGGGATATCGTAACCCGGAACGGCGCCCTGGTTTCCGAGTTCCCGCCCGGAACCGCTCCCAGAGCCGATCATTTCCCGCGCCGGAACCGTATTATCAGCGGTCTCTCCCTGGGCACACTGGTCGTTGAAGCCGCACCCCGGTCAGGATCCTTGATCACCGCCCGCCTCGCGGCAGAGCAGAACCGCGAGGTCTTCGCCGTTCCCGGCTCGATTTACAATCCGCTTTCGCGCGGATGCAACGAATTGATAAAAGGCGGAGCAAAACTAATCCAAACGGTTGAAGATATTACCGAGGAATTCGAAGCGCAATTATCCGTCCAATGCTACGAACCGTCGTCCTTTGAGACGGGTTCGGGAGACGACCGGGCTTCCATGCAACTCTTGAAATATATTGCGTACGACCCGACCTCTGTGGATACTCTAGTGGCAGCCACAGGAAATACACCGGAAGCGATCGCTTCGATGCTCTTGATATTGGAACTACAAGGTCACGTTGCATCGACCCCGGGAGGCGGTTACGTCCGAACCCGGTAA
- a CDS encoding DUF494 family protein: protein MKENVFDVLIYLFENYMDDDVELTPDPDMIRTELLEAGFPQTEINKAFEWLESLAEHNAIKPVSSPAFRIFSSQETAKLDAECRGLLLFLEQSGILTPASRELVIDRVMAFNEEAISLENLKWVVLMVLFSQPNEEIAFARMENLVYETLPNYLH, encoded by the coding sequence ATGAAAGAAAATGTATTCGACGTTTTGATTTATCTTTTCGAAAACTATATGGATGATGATGTCGAGCTGACACCCGATCCCGACATGATTCGTACGGAACTCCTCGAGGCGGGGTTTCCGCAAACCGAAATCAACAAAGCCTTCGAATGGCTCGAATCCTTGGCCGAGCACAACGCGATCAAGCCCGTTTCCTCGCCGGCGTTCCGCATTTTTTCTTCCCAGGAAACGGCCAAGCTCGATGCCGAGTGCCGCGGACTCCTGCTATTTCTGGAACAAAGCGGAATTCTGACGCCGGCCAGCCGAGAACTGGTTATAGACCGTGTCATGGCCTTCAATGAAGAAGCCATCTCCTTGGAAAACCTGAAATGGGTAGTGCTAATGGTTCTTTTCAGCCAGCCCAACGAAGAAATCGCTTTCGCGCGCATGGAAAATCTCGTCTACGAGACCCTGCCGAATTATCTGCACTGA
- the topA gene encoding type I DNA topoisomerase, which translates to MSQNLVIVESPAKAKTIEKYLGRDFQVYASYGHVRDLVPKEGAVDPDHDFAMKYEIIEKNEKHVQTITKAAQKADALFLATDPDREGEAISWHIYEILKNKRVLGNKPVHRVVFHEITKRAITEAIQNPKALSTDLINAQQARRALDYLVGFKLSPLLWKKIRRGLSAGRVQSPALRMIVEREIEIENFKVQEYWTLEADASAEGQQFRARLINLNNAKLEQFSIVTEEQANQARDALLAEANGKLRVVKIEEKERKRNPAAPFTTSTLQQEAARKLGFTTKRTMAIAQQLYEGIDLGGETTGLITYMRTDSVNLANEATQEIRQLIESRFGKENLPKQPPHYKTKSKNAQEAHEAIRPTSAFRLPEQVKPYLSPEQYKLYNLIWKRTVACQMIHATIKTVSVDLSCGTIGIFRATGSTVVNPGFMSVYLEGKDDASSDDDESFLPGLKEGQWVDLLDIITAQHFTEPPPRYTEASLVKALEEYGIGRPSTYAAIISTLQQRHYAVLENKRFHPTDVGRIVNKFLTEHFNQYVDYNFTANLEDDLDAVSRGERNWIPLMRDFWYPFKSLIDAKDESLKRADVTHELLDETCPECGGQLSIRLGRNGRFIGCTNYPECKYTRNMTGEAASAAPEVVEGKLCPECSSPLVIKTGRFGKFIGCSNYPKCKHIEPLEKPEDTGVRCPECNKGHLIKRKSRFGKLFFSCNTYPTCSYAVWNPPIAEPCPNCGWPILTLKVTKRRGTEKVCPRKECGYAAPYEGEPLAEPAT; encoded by the coding sequence ATGAGTCAAAACCTGGTCATTGTTGAATCGCCAGCAAAAGCCAAGACCATTGAAAAGTATCTCGGCCGAGATTTTCAGGTCTATGCGTCCTATGGCCATGTCCGCGACCTCGTTCCCAAGGAAGGAGCAGTCGATCCCGATCATGATTTCGCGATGAAGTACGAAATTATCGAGAAAAACGAGAAGCACGTACAAACCATCACCAAGGCCGCTCAAAAAGCCGACGCCCTGTTCCTCGCAACCGACCCGGATCGCGAAGGCGAAGCCATTTCCTGGCACATCTACGAGATCCTGAAGAACAAACGTGTGCTCGGGAACAAACCGGTGCATCGTGTGGTTTTCCATGAGATCACCAAGCGGGCGATCACCGAGGCCATCCAGAATCCGAAAGCCCTTTCGACCGATCTGATCAACGCGCAGCAGGCGCGCCGGGCGCTGGATTATCTGGTCGGCTTCAAACTTTCCCCGCTACTGTGGAAAAAGATTCGCCGCGGACTGTCCGCCGGCCGGGTGCAAAGTCCGGCGCTGCGGATGATCGTCGAGCGCGAGATCGAAATCGAGAACTTTAAGGTTCAGGAATATTGGACCCTCGAAGCCGACGCCAGTGCAGAAGGGCAACAATTCCGCGCTAGGCTCATCAACCTAAATAACGCCAAGCTCGAGCAGTTCAGCATTGTTACCGAGGAGCAGGCGAATCAGGCCAGGGACGCACTGCTTGCCGAGGCCAATGGAAAGCTCCGCGTAGTCAAGATTGAAGAAAAGGAACGGAAACGAAATCCCGCAGCACCGTTCACCACTTCCACGTTGCAGCAGGAGGCGGCGCGCAAGCTGGGATTCACCACCAAACGCACGATGGCCATCGCCCAGCAGCTTTACGAAGGAATCGACCTGGGCGGCGAGACCACCGGCCTGATTACCTATATGCGTACCGACTCGGTCAATCTGGCCAATGAGGCAACCCAGGAAATCCGGCAACTGATTGAGTCCCGCTTCGGCAAAGAAAACCTGCCCAAGCAGCCGCCTCATTACAAGACGAAGAGCAAAAACGCTCAGGAAGCCCACGAGGCCATTCGTCCGACGTCCGCTTTTCGGTTGCCGGAACAGGTCAAGCCCTATCTCAGTCCGGAGCAGTACAAGCTTTACAACTTGATCTGGAAGCGGACCGTTGCCTGTCAGATGATCCACGCCACCATAAAGACGGTGTCGGTCGACCTGTCCTGCGGCACGATAGGCATCTTTCGCGCTACCGGCTCTACGGTCGTGAACCCGGGTTTCATGAGCGTCTACCTCGAAGGCAAGGATGACGCCTCCAGCGACGATGACGAGAGTTTTTTGCCCGGGCTCAAGGAAGGTCAGTGGGTCGATTTGCTCGATATCATCACCGCCCAGCACTTCACCGAACCGCCGCCGCGTTACACGGAAGCGAGTTTGGTCAAGGCATTGGAGGAGTACGGTATCGGCCGCCCGTCAACCTATGCGGCGATTATTTCGACCCTGCAGCAGCGTCATTACGCCGTGCTGGAAAACAAGCGGTTTCATCCGACGGACGTGGGGCGAATCGTCAACAAATTCCTGACGGAACACTTCAACCAATACGTCGATTACAACTTCACGGCCAATCTGGAGGACGATCTGGACGCCGTCTCGCGCGGAGAAAGAAATTGGATTCCTCTGATGAGGGACTTCTGGTACCCGTTCAAGTCGCTGATCGACGCCAAGGACGAAAGTCTGAAACGTGCGGACGTTACGCATGAGTTGCTGGACGAGACCTGTCCCGAATGCGGCGGACAGCTGTCCATTCGGCTGGGACGCAACGGCCGCTTTATCGGCTGTACCAACTATCCCGAATGCAAATACACCCGCAATATGACGGGCGAGGCGGCGTCTGCCGCCCCGGAAGTCGTGGAAGGGAAGCTCTGTCCAGAGTGCTCCTCGCCGCTGGTCATCAAAACCGGCCGATTCGGGAAATTCATAGGCTGTAGCAACTATCCCAAATGCAAGCACATCGAACCGCTCGAAAAGCCCGAGGACACGGGCGTACGCTGCCCGGAATGCAATAAGGGCCATTTGATCAAACGGAAGTCGCGCTTCGGAAAACTATTCTTTTCCTGCAACACCTATCCGACTTGCAGCTACGCCGTCTGGAATCCGCCCATCGCGGAACCCTGTCCCAACTGCGGCTGGCCTATCCTGACCCTCAAAGTCACCAAGCGGCGCGGCACCGAAAAAGTCTGTCCGCGCAAGGAGTGCGGCTATGCCGCCCCCTACGAAGGCGAGCCGCTGGCGGAACCCGCAACCTAG